A genomic segment from Sulfitobacter sp. DSM 110093 encodes:
- a CDS encoding YceI family protein — translation MGATLATAAQAETVTYVLDPSHSQIVFSYNHLGFSTTTGMFSGFDGSIELDQDDPAASSVSVSFPAKSLITGWPAREEHFLSKDFFGAEANPLVTFTSTSIEVTDEKTGKITGDLTMNGITKSVVLDTTLNQLGDHPMENRPWAGFDATTKLLRSDFDMGQFAPFVGDEVAIDISIEAMVPAE, via the coding sequence ATGGGCGCAACGCTCGCGACCGCGGCACAGGCCGAAACGGTGACCTATGTTCTCGATCCGTCTCATAGCCAGATCGTGTTCAGCTATAACCACTTGGGTTTCTCAACCACGACAGGCATGTTCTCCGGGTTCGATGGAAGCATCGAACTGGACCAGGATGACCCGGCGGCATCGAGCGTCTCTGTGTCCTTTCCCGCCAAGAGCCTCATCACCGGCTGGCCCGCCCGCGAAGAGCATTTCCTGTCCAAGGATTTCTTCGGCGCCGAAGCGAACCCCTTGGTGACATTCACCTCGACGTCGATCGAAGTGACCGACGAAAAGACCGGCAAGATCACCGGCGATTTGACCATGAACGGCATTACGAAGTCTGTCGTCTTGGACACCACACTGAACCAGTTGGGAGATCATCCGATGGAAAATCGCCCCTGGGCCGGTTTTGACGCGACAACCAAGCTGCTGCGCTCGGATTTCGACATGGGCCAGTTCGCCCCGTTTGTCGGGGATGAGGTTGCGATCGATATCTCGATCGAAGCAATGGTGCCCGCAGAATAA
- a CDS encoding MFS transporter, whose amino-acid sequence MPLALWALTISAFAVGTTEFVIVGLLPTIAADLGVSIPSAGLLVSLYALGVTIGAPVLTAMADRVPRKTLLLLLLALFTLGNAYAAFAPDYGSLVAARFITGLAHGVFFAIASTIATDLVEPEKESSAIALVFLGLTVALVTGVPLGTLIGQNFGWQSTFLGVVALGVIGFIASAILVPANLTKAASAGINAQLQVLTSPRLLLVYLITAVGYGGNFIAFTFLAPMLNEVTGLSAGAVSLVLLLYGASVAVGNIAGGKLADRIGAVPSLTVIFAGLAISLVALGALLNSPIAAIAVAAFWGGFAFANVPPLQSYVVQIAREVSPGAVDVASGLNIGAFNLGIAGGAWAGGLVVEGIGLAAAPYIAAGVVGVGIVLVRLSGRWNTTAPQSAAAE is encoded by the coding sequence TCCCACCATCGCCGCCGATCTTGGAGTTTCCATCCCCTCCGCTGGCCTGTTGGTTAGCCTCTATGCGCTTGGCGTGACCATCGGCGCGCCTGTGCTGACCGCCATGGCAGACCGAGTGCCGCGCAAGACGCTGTTGCTGCTCTTGCTGGCGTTATTCACGCTCGGCAATGCTTATGCCGCCTTTGCGCCGGATTACGGCAGCCTTGTCGCTGCGCGCTTTATCACCGGTCTCGCCCACGGTGTGTTCTTTGCAATTGCTTCGACCATCGCGACCGATCTGGTAGAGCCTGAGAAGGAAAGCTCGGCCATTGCGCTGGTCTTCCTTGGCCTGACAGTCGCGCTGGTGACGGGCGTGCCCTTGGGGACCTTAATCGGCCAGAACTTCGGCTGGCAGTCGACCTTCCTTGGCGTCGTCGCGCTTGGCGTGATCGGATTCATCGCTTCTGCCATCTTGGTGCCCGCCAATCTGACCAAAGCTGCCTCGGCAGGAATCAACGCGCAGTTGCAGGTTCTAACCTCACCCCGCCTTCTGCTGGTCTATCTAATCACGGCTGTCGGTTATGGCGGCAACTTCATCGCCTTCACTTTCCTCGCGCCCATGCTGAACGAAGTCACGGGTCTGTCCGCAGGCGCGGTTAGCCTTGTGCTGCTGCTCTATGGTGCATCTGTCGCCGTAGGGAACATCGCCGGCGGTAAACTGGCTGACCGTATTGGTGCAGTGCCGTCCCTGACGGTGATCTTTGCTGGTCTTGCGATATCACTGGTCGCTCTCGGCGCACTCCTCAACAGCCCGATTGCAGCCATCGCGGTTGCGGCCTTCTGGGGCGGTTTTGCCTTCGCCAACGTGCCACCGCTGCAGTCTTACGTCGTGCAAATCGCACGCGAAGTCTCACCCGGCGCAGTTGACGTGGCCTCTGGCCTGAACATCGGAGCGTTTAACCTGGGCATTGCCGGTGGCGCATGGGCCGGTGGACTTGTGGTGGAAGGCATCGGCCTTGCCGCTGCCCCCTACATCGCCGCTGGTGTGGTGGGTGTCGGGATCGTTCTGGTGCGCCTGTCTGGTCGCTGGAACACAACAGCACCCCAATCTGCTGCTGCTGAATAA
- a CDS encoding cytochrome b/b6 domain-containing protein, with product MISNTTASYGRVARFFHWSIALLVLADIALGLIGKFTTRSGDTVAFLQLLYSTHKTIGVTVLALAVLRVIWAISQPRPVPLHPERRLETFAADTAHGVLYAAIFVLPLSGWVIHSAEAGFAAIWWPFPQSLPFVPKSERLAGAAANIHWIAGILLAAMVAAHIGGAVKHALIDRDGTLARMWNGRAAGNAAAHPGKGASFLATIGIWTFAIGGALIVFAPTHNEDSASQLPAQQTEGWVVQDGNLAITITQMGAEVTGSIANWQADIEYDEKTGKGTVKTVLDTTSLLLGPVTDQAKGPEFFDVAAYDTAVFQGDIVQIDGPRHRASGFLTLVEQSVPVTLDFDLEVTEGTAKVSGGTALDRRDFGMGTAYPDESSVGFSVEVRIDLVANRAG from the coding sequence ATGATATCAAACACAACCGCCAGCTACGGGCGCGTCGCCCGCTTTTTCCATTGGAGCATCGCGCTCCTGGTGCTGGCAGACATAGCGCTTGGATTGATCGGAAAGTTCACGACGCGCAGTGGCGATACCGTGGCTTTCCTTCAGCTGTTGTATTCGACTCATAAGACGATCGGCGTTACGGTCTTGGCTCTGGCTGTGTTACGGGTGATCTGGGCAATCTCGCAACCACGTCCCGTGCCTCTCCATCCCGAACGGCGCCTTGAAACCTTCGCCGCCGACACGGCGCATGGGGTGCTCTACGCCGCAATCTTCGTGCTTCCGCTTTCCGGCTGGGTTATCCATTCGGCCGAAGCGGGCTTTGCGGCAATCTGGTGGCCCTTCCCCCAAAGCCTGCCGTTCGTTCCGAAATCGGAGCGCCTCGCCGGTGCGGCGGCCAATATCCACTGGATTGCAGGGATCTTATTGGCGGCCATGGTCGCGGCGCATATTGGCGGTGCAGTCAAACACGCGCTGATTGACCGCGACGGCACCTTGGCACGGATGTGGAACGGACGGGCTGCCGGCAATGCGGCTGCCCACCCCGGCAAGGGGGCCTCCTTTCTCGCCACAATAGGGATATGGACCTTTGCAATCGGCGGCGCCCTGATCGTGTTTGCCCCTACTCATAACGAGGACTCCGCGTCACAATTGCCTGCTCAACAGACCGAGGGGTGGGTCGTGCAGGACGGCAATCTGGCGATCACGATTACGCAAATGGGAGCTGAGGTAACCGGCAGCATTGCGAATTGGCAGGCCGACATCGAGTATGATGAAAAAACTGGGAAGGGCACCGTAAAGACAGTGCTCGACACGACCTCTCTATTGCTGGGACCCGTCACGGACCAGGCGAAAGGCCCCGAGTTCTTCGATGTCGCCGCCTATGATACCGCCGTGTTTCAGGGCGACATTGTGCAAATCGACGGACCGAGACACCGCGCATCGGGCTTCCTGACATTGGTCGAGCAGAGTGTTCCCGTTACGCTTGACTTCGATCTCGAGGTGACAGAGGGCACGGCCAAGGTTTCAGGTGGCACGGCTCTGGACCGTCGTGATTTCGGCATGGGGACAGCCTATCCGGACGAAAGCTCTGTCGGGTTCTCCGTAGAGGTCCGGATTGATCTGGTGGCAAATAGGGCGGGGTAG